From the genome of Spinacia oleracea cultivar Varoflay chromosome 2, BTI_SOV_V1, whole genome shotgun sequence, one region includes:
- the LOC130467674 gene encoding uncharacterized protein, translating to MRSFKCDPESELEEGPKLADCGGTKAELGQQKLGIWTTNSSTGDESTTPTSSSKRGPNRSFAVRNSRSRYGSHRTPYSHVHHQGGGGGGANSAKFWNPVLSQRQIFTYLTPIKVEDIPLTCKPQFWKDWENYWVHCPLDPINPYRKNLSLQRPDLKMKICMWNVRGACRDLFKAHAKEIVNSQHPDIFIFLETKSDASRGRDVMNYLNYDACRTIRPVDKRGGIWVFWKKTVDLIEFDAENNHFHSLFRFKNLGKEALVTGMHAPSTSAARHKYWRNMQADLPPPNTSWLVLGDLNEVTNQSEKKGGRQFRLSQCSDLVNFMDAGGLVDIGYNGCPYTWTNARQGLELIQERLDRALVNSVWLNNFPFTKVHHLPRTYSDHSPILISLTHSFRTGNYPFRCKEVWLTHPDFSKYFVNNWMPPNEDFLKGKDNFNNTVGNWNYNIFESDLINELNDIYKKERIIWAQKSGLWITNNDELKSLATDYFAKLFTTTHTYGILNNRNKSVLKLLEEEKVTLDSCVSLEEVWNNLFNMAPIKAPGRMEINYSYIALIPKIYAPSFITEFQPIGLCNTIYKIITKIISSRLKLVLGRIVSPLQSSFIKGRGVEDNVILVKEMAHHFHKAKKRNKIMALKLDISKAYDSLEWDFIRDTLIYFDFPNKIIHLIMSCITSPVISILWNGEICDKFTPSRGIRQGDPLSSYIFVLCLDRLSSMIEEKVQSGSWKPIALTKNIKMSHVFYADDVFLFSIASIDNMHSIMNTLESFGEMSGLKISMTKSTLIFPRTVHDSIRQDIASTYGFKISSCFGKYLGVDIRPNKLKISNYLSLLDKSTTKVRGWQAKLLNMAGRRTLIKSVLNSQPLYVMQTNLLPASTIYELEICTRKFLWNKPDQNRYMSRLSWDKITSSVTYGGLGIRRLKEWNLAFMAKLGWTIPTKPDKLWVKLFKEKYINKSNFMDCISNGNQSALWRDILKGRRILQKGLIINIGNGQNTSLWYHHWVGEAPLYTLKEIKIPNSKAHWFVSKIIRNGRLYLKDIEHLIPTHIQHQILAYPLSTTDKEEDFIRWNYSKNGTFNIKSSYFCQIHAPISHNIKNNNFWNSIWKIKVPYKYRMLLWNCRHEILPELYPIQYPMVLYLSKDMEE from the exons ATGAGAAG CTTCAAATGTGACCCGGAATCGGAGTTGGAAGAAGGGCCTAAACTCGCCGATTGCGGTGGGACCAAGGCAGAGCTCGGGCAGCAAAAATTGGGTATTTGGACCACCAACTCGAGCACCGGTGACGAGTCGACAACTCCTACCTCCAGTTCCAAGAGGGGTCCCAATCGTTCCTTTGCGGTTCGAAACTCAAGGTCAAGATATGGGTCACACAGAACGCCTTACAGCCATGTACATCACCAGGGAGGAGGTGGTGGGGGTGCAAATTCAGCGAAATTTTGGAACCCGGTGCTAAGCCAGAGACAGATCTTCACTTATCTCACGCCGATCAAAGTGGAGGACATTCCATTGACATGCAAACCCCAGTTTTGGAAGGATTGGGAGAATTATTGGGTCCATTGCCCTCTAGACCCAATTAATCCGTATCGAAAGAATCTATCTCTTCAGCGTCCTgatttaaaaatgaaaatatgtaTGTGGAATGTTCGGGGGGCTTGTCGCGATCTTTTTAAGGCGCATGCAAAGGAAATTGTTAATTCTCAGCATCcagacatttttatttttttggagaCAAAATCTGATGCTTCAAGGGGAAGGGATGTGATGAACTACCTCAATTATGATGCATGCAGGACCATTCGTCCAGTAGACAAAAGGGGTGGTATTTGGGTATTTTGGAAAAAGACAGTCGATTTAATTGAGTTTGATGCGGAGAACAACCACTTTCACTCCCTTTTTCGTTTCAAAAATTTGGGGAAAGAGGCCTTGGTGACGGGAATGCATGCTCCTTCTACTTCAGCAGCTAGACACAAGTATTGGAGAAACATGCAAGCTGATCTACCTCCCCCAAACACTTCGTGGTTGGTGCTGGGTGATTTAAATGAGGTTACTAATCAGTCAGAGAAGAAGGGGGGGCGTCAATTCAGACTGTCTCAGTGCTCGGACCTGGTCAATTTCATGGATGCAGGAGGGTTGGTGGATATCGGCTATAATGGGTGTCCTTACACTTGGACTAATGCTCGTCAAGGTCTGGAGTTGATTCAGGAACGGCTTGATCGTGCTCTGGTTAATTCGGTATGGCTTAACAATTTCCCTTTCACTAAAGTTCATCATCTACCTCGTACATATTCTGATCATTCCCCTATTTTAATTTCTCTTACGCACTCTTTTAGAACTGGTAATTACCCATTTAGATGTAAGGAGGTTTGGTTAACTCACCCAGACTTTtctaaatattttgtaaataaTTGGATGCCTCCTAACGAAGATTTCCTAAAAGGAAAAGACAATTTCAACAATACTGTAGGAAATTGGAATTACAATATTTTTG AATCTGATCTCATTAATGAGCTTAATGATATTTACAAAAAGGAAAGAATTATTTGGGCTCAAAAATCAG gattaTGGATTACTAATAACGACGAGTTAAAATCCTTAGCTACTGATTACTTTGCTAAATTATTCACGACTACTCATACTTATGGTATCCTCAATAATAGAAATAAAAGTGTCTTGAAATTACTTGAGGAAGAAAAAGTAACTTTGGACTCGTGTGTTTCATTAGAGGAAGTATGGAATAATCTTTTTAATATGGCTCCAATCAAGGCTCCGGGCCGGATG GAGATCAATTACTCTTATATCGCTTTAATTCCAAAGATTTATGCCCCCTCTTTTATTACTGAGTTTCAACCAATAGGACTGTGCAATACTATTTATAAGATTATTACTAAGATCATTTCTTCTAGGTTAAAGCTAGTCTTAGGTCGAATTGTAAGCCCTTTACAATCAAGTTTTATCAAAGGTAGGGGGGTAGAGGATAATGTGATTTTGGTGAAAGAAATGGCTCATCATTTTCACAAGgccaaaaaaagaaataaaattatGGCGTTAAAATTGGATATTTCTAAGGCATATGATAGTTTGGAATGGGATTTTATACGGGacactttaatttattttgacttTCCTAATAAGATTATTCATTTAATAATGTCCTGCATTACTTCTCCTGTAATTTCAATACTTTGGAATGGCGAAATTTGTGATAAGTTTACCCCATCAAGGGGTATTCGTCAAGGGGACCCTCTTTCGtcttatatttttgttttatgtcTTGATAGGTTATCTTCTATGATTGAAGAAAAAGTGCAATCTGGATCTTGGAAACCAATAGCTCTTACTAAGAATATTAAAATGTCTCATGTTTTTTATGCTGATGATGTGTTTCTTTTTAGTATAGCCTCCATTGACAATATGCATAGTATCATGAATACTCTGGAGTCCTTTGGAGAAATGTCTGGCCTTAAAATCAGTATGACCAAATCCACCTTGATTTTCCCTCGTACCGTTCATGATTCCATTAGACAGGATATTGCTTCCACTTATGGATTTAAAATCTCTTCATGCTTTGGAAAGTACTTAGGAGTGGACATTCGTCCCAATAAGTTAAAAATTAGTAACTACCTGTCCCTTCTTGATAAATCCACTACTAAAGTAAGAGGTTGGCAAGCCAAGCTTCTAAACATGGCAGGAAGACGTACTTTAATCAAATCTGTCCTTAATTCTCAACCCCTTTATGTCATGCAAACCAATCTGCTTCCGGCTTCTACTATTTATGAGTTGGAAATATGTACTAGAAAATTCTTGTGGAATAAACCAGACCAAAATAGATACATGTCCCGTCTTTCTTGGGATAAAATCACTTCTTCTGTTACTTATGGGGGACTTGGGATTAGACGTCTAAAAGAATGGAACTTAGCTTTTATGGCAAAACTAGGGTGGACCATCCCCACAAAGCCAGATAAGCTATGGGTTAaattgtttaaagaaaagtataTTAACAAATCAAACTTTATGGATTGTATTAGTAACGGAAATCAGTCGGCTCTTTGGAGAGACATTCTCAAGGGACGTCGTATTCTGCAAAAAGGTCTAATCATAAATATTGGAAATGGTCAGAATACTTCATTATGGTATCACCATTGGGTTGGGGAGGCTCCTTTATACACTCTTAAAGAGAttaaaattccaaattccaaggCTCATTGGTTTGTCAGCAAAATCATTCGGAATGGGAGATTGTATTTAAAGGATATAGAACATCTTATTCCCACTCATATTCAACATCAAATCCTAGCTTATCCTCTCTCTACTACAGACAAGGAAGAAGATTTTATTAGATGGAATTATTCGAAAAATGGAACCTTTAACATCAAATCATCTTATTTCTGTCAAATACATGCTCCCATTTCTCACAATATTAAGAATAATAACTTTTGGAACTCTATTTGGAAAATCAAAGTGCCTTACAAATATAGAATGTTATTATGGAATTGCAGGCATGAAATTCTCCCT GAACTGTACCCAATCCAGTATCCTATGGTCCTTTATCTTTCAAAGGATATGGAGGAATGA